From the genome of Cryptococcus tetragattii IND107 chromosome 8, whole genome shotgun sequence, one region includes:
- a CDS encoding H/ACA ribonucleoprotein complex subunit 1, with protein sequence MSGRGFSRGGGGGGFRGGARGGRGGGRGGFQQRDMGPPDTVLEIGSFQHDVESEMLCSLTAPTKIPYFNAPIYLQNKTQIGKVDEILGPINEVYFTVKMEQGMLASSFKKEDKVYISGEKLLPIERFLPKPKVAGGKVEKRGAQAGRGGPRGRGGAGGRGGRGGFSARGGPGGRGGARGGAGGRGGFSSRGGGAPRGRGGFRGRGQ encoded by the exons ATGAGCGGACGAGGTTTCTCTAGaggtggcggtggtggtggattCAGGGGCGGAGCTCGAG gaggacgaggtggTGGTCGAGGTGGTTTCCAACAAAGGGATATGGGTCCTCCCGACACTGTCCTCG AAATCGGCTCTTTCCAACATGACGTCGAATCTGAGATGCTCTGTTCGCTCACAGCACCCACAAAAATCCCCTACTTCAACGCCCCCATCTATCTCCAAAACAAGACCCAGATCGGCAAGGTTGACGAGATTCTCGGTCCCATCAACGAAGTATACTTTACCGTCAAGATGGAGCAAGGAATGTTGGCGAGCAGtttcaagaaggaggacaagGTGTACATCTCTGGGGAGAAGTTGTTGCCGATCGAGAGGTTCTTGCCAAAGCCCAAGGTTGCGGGTGGTAAGG TCGAGA AGCGAGGTGCCCAAGCAGGCCGTGGTGGTCCCCGAGGTCGAGGCGGTGCCGGTGGTCGTGGCGGACGAGGTGGATTCAGCGCACGAGGCGGCCCTGGCGGACGAGGAGGTGCTAGAGGTGGTGCTGGTGGGCGGGGCGGTTTCAGCTCtcgaggtggtggtgcgCCCAGGGGTAGGGGAGGTTTcaggggaagaggacaatAA